The Linepithema humile isolate Giens D197 chromosome 2, Lhum_UNIL_v1.0, whole genome shotgun sequence genome has a segment encoding these proteins:
- the LOC105677317 gene encoding uncharacterized protein, whose protein sequence is MKCFVLLITIAIWQYVQVTSHPLMVVNLNPSEEIKPRLQDLTTLKKAIEMKEQENATKDKSNDEKEKTMRQEEKIDIHESDDSDYIYINDKIFLTSNENIQENPDDSENEIKHDKKREIRKSIKIKSIKIKL, encoded by the exons ATGAAGTGTTTTGTGTTGCTGATAACAATTGCCATTTGGCAATACGTTCAAGTAACAA GTCATCCGTTGATGGTGGTTAATCTGAATCCAAGCGAAGAAATAAAACCACGTTTACAGGATCTTACAA CCTTGAAGAAAGCAATAGAGATGAAGGAACAAGAAAATGCaacaaaagataaaagtaacgatgaaaaagagaaaactatGAGGCAAGAAGAGAAAATAGATATCCATGAATCCGATGATTCagactatatttatataaacgacaaaatttttttgacatcAAATGAGAATATTCAAGAAAATCCAGATGACTccgaaaatgaaattaaacatgacaaaaaaagagaaataaggAAGAGTATAAAGATAAAGAGTATAaagataaaactataa
- the LOC105677312 gene encoding putative uncharacterized protein DDB_G0288037: MKWFLFLMTIAIWQFVQVTGNPVSQRKPRDLPNPITIDYLLKALGTGNCTSIPDVSTHSTMPLINSITMQIKNFCKMYVLTIAREDAIKGKSNDENDDEDDNKDDNKDDNKDNNKNDNKDNETSHENIQEDTSEHIDEDNKTSHENIQEDTSKHINEDNETSH; the protein is encoded by the exons ATGAAGTGGTTTTTGTTCCTGATGACAATTGCCATTTGGCAATTCGTCCAAGTAACAG GTAATCCTGTGAGTCAACGGAAACCTCGAGATCTGCCAAATCCAATTACGATTGATTATCTGCTCAAAGCGTTGGGTACAG GTAATTGTACGAGTATCCCGGATGTATCGACACATTCAACGATGCCGCTTATAAATTCGATcacaatgcaaataaaaa ACTTCTGCAAAATGTACGTGCTAACAATAGCACGAGAAGATGCAATTAAAGGAAAAAGTAACGATGAAAACGATGATGAAGACGATaataaagatgataataaAGACGATAATAaagacaataataaaaacgataataaagataatgagACATCACATGAGAATATTCAAGAAGATACAAGTGAACATATAGATGAAGATAATAAGACATCACATGAGAATATTCAAGAAGATACAAGTAAACATATAAATGAAGATAATGAGACATCACATTAG
- the LOC105677311 gene encoding uncharacterized protein, whose amino-acid sequence MAKSVNRILLFTFALSFARKGEQADFTQEHERRWNTPPELTPESVVKISNDEKFQTRLLSLSPVTATFSLNAGDNNAHSVSLGASLDGVSLSESNNYNHPTGHGIDGSSVSVSKSTTLSAGLSGISTAGAEAYNKGNNAKTESHSLSFGQASATSFGAIENGQAITGASSSVGASQSSAIANDNRGQSFSQASAISTQYQNRPTWSNVGPSNEYNDRRFGRPTLTISKPYDGRRPTLNIGIADIHRREQRPTIHIYKWRPNHRVLPRPNLSIEHRQHNSWNSQTHGSIGPQFEISSNSGPYAFSAGDSISQAQSFSSVSGHRNGNAQVNAQAVGNGHAHGIASSEGGSFARFPENSQTIPLHYVRSKSSKQYDSDVFSDLAQTVGELLDIA is encoded by the exons ATGGCGAAGAGCGTCAACCGTATTCTTCTCTTCACATTCGCGCTGTCGTTTGCACGGAAAg GCGAACAGGCAGACTTTACACAGGAACATGAACGACGATGGAACACGCCACCAGAACTAACACCGGAGTCGGTTGTCAAGATATCGAATGATGAGAAATTTCAGACGCGTCTTCTTTCCCTCAGCCCTGTCACGGCTACTTTTAGCTTGAACGCAGGCGACAACAATGCACATTCTGTTAGCCTAGGTGCGAGCCTCGACGGCGTTAGTCTTTCGGAAAGTAACAATTACAATCATCCCACGGGACATGGAATTGATGG atcaTCCGTTTCTGTAAGCAAGTCGACGACTCTTTCCGCAGGACTATCGGGAATTTCTACAGCGGGCGCGGAAGCATATAATAAAGGTAACAATGCCAAAACCGAAAGCCATTCACTGAGCTTCGGCCAAGCAAGCGCAACTTCTTTCGGAGCGATTGAAAATGGACAAGCAATTACCGGTGCTTCGTCTTCCGTTGGCGCCTCGCAATCCTCTGCTATAGCCAATGATAACAGAGGACAATCCTTCTCACAAGCTAGTGCTATCAGCACACAGTATCAAAATCGACCGACATGGAGTAATGTTGGTCCAAGCAACGAATACAATG atcgACGTTTCGGTCGACCTACATTGACTATTTCGAAACCGTATGATGGAAGACGACCAACATTGAACATTGGTATAGCTGATATACACAGACGAGAACAAAGGCCGACAATTCATATCTACAAATGGCGACCAAATCACAGAGTACTTCCCCGACCAAATCTATCGATTGAACATCGACAACACAATTCTTGGAACAGTCAAACTCACGGATCGATTGGTCCTCAATTCGAAATAAGTTCAAACTCTGGTCCTTATGCGTTTTCGGCTGGTGATTCAATTTCTCAAGCACAATCATTCAGCTCTGTGTCAG GACACCGAAATGGAAATGCTCAGGTCAATGCTCAGGCTGTTGGAAACGGACATGCTCACGGAATTGCGTCATCCGAAGGAGGATCCTTCGCTAGATTTCCCGAGAATAGTCAGACTATACCGTTGCATTATGTCAGAAGCAAAAGTTCTAAACAATACGATAGTGATGTATTCTCTGATCTCGCGCAAACTGTTGGCGAATTGTTAGATATTGCATAa